The sequence below is a genomic window from Serratia nevei.
CCACCGCGGCGATCACGATATTGCCGTGCTCCGGCGTCAGGGCGCTGTCGACGATCAGCAGATCGCCATCCTGGATATTGCCGTCGATCATCGACTCGCCGCTGGCGCGCACGAAATAGGTGGCGTTGGGGTGCCGTACCAGCAGCTTGCCGATATCCAGCCTGCTCTCGACATAGTCCTGCGCCGGGGAAGGAAAGCCGCAGGCCACGCGATCGGCAAACAGCGGTAACGTCAGGGGTTCACCTGGTAAAAAAGCATACAACCTTGAATTGCTCAGCATAATCATAACCAAACTGTATATTTATACAGTTAAGCATAAACAAAACGCGAACGCGTGCAACCCCCTATCCCCCTGCGGATCGCGCTTTCCCGCGTAATATAATAATTTTCTGAGTGATTTTTCCTGCAGCTTTTGGCGTTCTTCGCGTGTGTTTACACACATGACACCCACCAAAACTGTGGATAATGCGGCACTCAGACCGTTGGCGTATCGATGGGCAGGATGAATGAGGGATTGTCATTGCGAACGGCGCCGACGGCGGGCGATACCGGTTGCCAGACGAAATCCTCTGCCTGCAGGCTGTACACGTCAGCCTGCATTTGACCAGAGGGCGGGACTAAGCGGGTGTCGAGCCAGTCGCGCGCGGCCGTCGGTCTCTGCTGCGTACAGCGCCGCAAAGAACAGCGGCAGGCCTTGCCTCACGGGAGGAA
It includes:
- the umuD gene encoding translesion error-prone DNA polymerase V autoproteolytic subunit, with the translated sequence MIMLSNSRLYAFLPGEPLTLPLFADRVACGFPSPAQDYVESRLDIGKLLVRHPNATYFVRASGESMIDGNIQDGDLLIVDSALTPEHGNIVIAAVDGEFTVKKLQRHPDVRLLPMNPAYAPIVFDDEAQLEIFGVVTFIVYAAR